One window of the Grus americana isolate bGruAme1 unplaced genomic scaffold, bGruAme1.mat scaffold_566, whole genome shotgun sequence genome contains the following:
- the LOC129200847 gene encoding UDP-glucuronosyltransferase 1A1-like produces MAAVLSAHPQVTATLVLLLSVLGLAAGGKLLVVPVDGSHWLSMREVLDGLKQKGHEVVVVAPEISLYIKPTKNFVMKMYPVPFTQEEMDGNFQAFLRDVLEEGSFLERFLKVYKGMKTLSDLAILSCTQLLYNKELVRYLEESKFDAVFTDPVLPCGQILAEHLSLPSVFFLRGIPCGLEFEATQCPNPPSYVPRVFTEHTDRMNFFQRAKNLIFDVQNYFLCDFFFQPYAKLASEFLQRDVTVLDLLRQGSVWLVRLDFVLDYPRPLMPNIIAIGGVNCAHKKLPQVGHALFLILALIKFCVNKGGILCCR; encoded by the coding sequence ATGGCCGCGGTGCTTAGCGCTCATCCGCAAGTCACGGCGACGCTGGTTCTGCTCCTGTCCGTGCTCGGTTTGGCTGCTGGTGGGAAGCTGCTGGTGGTGCCGGTGGACGGGAGTCATTGGCTCAGCATGCGGGAAGTGTTGGACGGTCTCAAGCAGAAGGGGCATGAAGTAGTCGTCGTTGCACCTGAAATCAGTTTGTACATAAAGCCAACAAAgaattttgttatgaaaatgtaCCCGGTCCCTTTCACACAGGAAGAGATGGATGGAAATTTCCAGGCATTTTTACGAGATGTACTTGAAGAAGGATCTTTTCTGGAAAGATTTCTTAAAGTATACAAGGGTATGAAAACTCTCTCTGATTTGGCAATCCTCAGCTGTACACAATTGCTGTACAACAAAGAGCTTGTCAGATATCTTGAGGAGAGCAAGTTTGATGCTGTCTTTACAGACCCTGTACTACCCTGTGGACAGATACTGGCTGAGCATCTTTCACTCCCTTCCGTGTTTTTTTTACGAGGAATACCATGTGGTTTAGAATTTGAAGCCACCCAGTGTCCCAATCCCCCTTCTTATGTCCCCAGGGTATTCACAGAGCATACAGACCGCATGAACTTTTTCCAGCGGGCAAAGAACCTGATCTTTGAtgtccaaaattattttctctgtgattttttctttcaaccaTATGCAAAACTGGCTTCTGAGTTCCTCCAGCGGGACGTGACTGTGCTGGATCTCTTACGCCAGGGTTCCGTTTGGCTCGTGAGGTTAGATTTTGTGTTAGATTATCCAAGACCTTTGATGCCCAACATCATTGCAATTGGAGGAGTAAACTGTGCTCACAAGAAGCTACCTCAGGTAGGTCATGCTCTGTTTTTAATTCTTGCTCTGATAAAATTCTGTGTTAACAAGGGTGGAATTTTGTGTTGCAGATAG